The following are encoded together in the Pan troglodytes isolate AG18354 chromosome 6, NHGRI_mPanTro3-v2.0_pri, whole genome shotgun sequence genome:
- the TBL2 gene encoding transducin beta-like protein 2 isoform X3, whose amino-acid sequence MLTSHPRVLSGQKANGFPPDKSSGSKKQKQYQRIRKEKPQQHNFTHRLLAAALKSHSGNISCMDFSSNGKYLATCADDRTIRIWSTKDFLQREHRSMRANVELDHATLDLEHRASLSSESVTCLLPVSRAFIVWLANGDTLRVFKMTKREDGGYTFTATPEDFPKKHKAPVIDIGIANTGKFIMTASSDTTVLIWSLKGQVLSTINTNQMNNTHAAVSPCGRFVASCGFTPDVKVWEVCFGKKGEFQEVVRAFELKGHSAAVHSFAFSNDSRRMASVSKDGTWKLWDTDVEYKKKQDPYLLKTGRFEEAAGAAPCRLALSPNAQVLALASGSSIHLYNTRRGEKEECFERVHGECIANLSFDITGRFLASCGDRAVRLFHNTPGHRAMVEEMQGHLKRACNESTRQRLQQQLTQAQETLKSLGALKK is encoded by the exons ATGTTGACTTCTCATCCCCGAGTTCTTTCAg GCCAAAAAGCAAATGGATTTCCACCTGACAAATCTTCGGGATCCAAGAAGCAGAAACAATATCAGCGGATTCGGAAGGAGAAGCCTCAACAACACAACTTCACCCACCGCCTCCTGGCTGCAGCTCTGAAG AGCCACAGCGGGAACATATCTTGCATGGACTTTAGCAGCAATGGCAAATACCTGGCTACCTGTGCAGATGATCGCACCATCCGCATCTGGAGCACCAAGGACTTCCTACAGCGAGAGCACCGCAGCATGAGAGCCAACGTGGAGCTGGACCACGCCACCCTG GACCTGGAACACAGAGCCTCTTTGTCCAGTGAGAGCGTGACTTGCCTGCTGCCTGTCTCTAGAGCCTTCATCGTCTGGCTGGCCAACGGGGACACCCTCCGTGTCTTCAAGATGACCAAGAGGGAGGATGGGGGCTACACCTTCACAGCCACCCCAGAGGACTTCCCTAAAAAGCACAAGGCGCCTGTCATCGACATTGGCATTGCTAACACAG GGAAGTTTATCATGACTGCCTCCAGTGACACCACTGTCCTCATCTGGAGCCTGAAGGGTCAAGTGCTGTCTACCATCAACACCAACCAGATGAACAACACACACGCTGCTGTATCTCCCTGTGGCAG ATTTGTAGCCTCGTGTGGCTTCACCCCAGATGTGAAGGTTTGGGAAGTCTGCTTTGGAAAGAAGGGGGAGTTCCAGGAGGTGGTGCGAGCCTTCGAACTAAAGGGCCACTCCGCGGCTGTGCACTCGTTTGCTTTCTCCAACGACTCACGGAG GATGGCTTCTGTCTCCAAGGATGGTACATGGAAACTGTGGGACACAGATGTGGAATACAAGAAGAAGCAGGACCCCtacttgctgaagacaggccgCTTTGAAGAGGCAGCGGGTGCCGCGCCGTGCCGCCTGGCCCTCTCCCCCAACGCCCAGGTCTTGGCCTTGGCCAGTGGCAGTAGTATTCATCTCTACAACACTCGGCGGGGCGAGAAGGAGGAGTGCTTTGAGCGGGTCCATGGCGAGTGTATCGCCAACTTGTCCTTTGACATCACTGGCCGCTTTCTGGCCTCCTGTGGGGACCGGGCGGTGCGGCTCTTTCACAACACTCCTGGCCACCGAGCCATGGTGGAGGAGATGCAGGGCCACCTGAAGCGGGCCTGCAACGAGAGCACCCGCCAGAGGCTGCAGCAGCAGCTGACCCAGGCCCAAGAGACCCTGAAGAGCCTGGGTGCCCTGAAGAAGTGA
- the TBL2 gene encoding transducin beta-like protein 2 isoform X2, with protein sequence MELSQMSELMGLSVLLGLLALMATAAVARGWLRAGEERSGRPACQKANGFPPDKSSGSKKQKQYQRIRKEKPQQHNFTHRLLAAALKSHSGNISCMDFSSNGKYLATCADDRTIRIWSTKDFLQREHRSMRANVELDHATLVRFSPDCRAFIVWLANGDTLRVFKMTKREDGGYTFTATPEDFPKKHKAPVIDIGIANTGKFIMTASSDTTVLIWSLKGQVLSTINTNQMNNTHAAVSPCGRFVASCGFTPDVKVWEVCFGKKGEFQEVVRAFELKGHSAAVHSFAFSNDSRRMASVSKDGTWKLWDTDVEYKKKQDPYLLKTGRFEEAAGAAPCRLALSPNAQVLALASGSSIHLYNTRRGEKEECFERVHGECIANLSFDITGRFLASCGDRAVRLFHNTPGHRAMVEEMQGHLKRACNESTRQRLQQQLTQAQETLKSLGALKK encoded by the exons ATGGAGCTCTCGCAGATGTCGGAGCTCATGGGGCTGTCGGTGTTGCTTGGGCTGCTGGCCCTGATGGCGACGGCGGCGGTAGCGCGGGGGTGGCTGCGCGCGGGGGAGGAGAGGAGCGGCCGGCCTGCCT GCCAAAAAGCAAATGGATTTCCACCTGACAAATCTTCGGGATCCAAGAAGCAGAAACAATATCAGCGGATTCGGAAGGAGAAGCCTCAACAACACAACTTCACCCACCGCCTCCTGGCTGCAGCTCTGAAG AGCCACAGCGGGAACATATCTTGCATGGACTTTAGCAGCAATGGCAAATACCTGGCTACCTGTGCAGATGATCGCACCATCCGCATCTGGAGCACCAAGGACTTCCTACAGCGAGAGCACCGCAGCATGAGAGCCAACGTGGAGCTGGACCACGCCACCCTGGTGCGCTTCAGCCCTGACTGCAG AGCCTTCATCGTCTGGCTGGCCAACGGGGACACCCTCCGTGTCTTCAAGATGACCAAGAGGGAGGATGGGGGCTACACCTTCACAGCCACCCCAGAGGACTTCCCTAAAAAGCACAAGGCGCCTGTCATCGACATTGGCATTGCTAACACAG GGAAGTTTATCATGACTGCCTCCAGTGACACCACTGTCCTCATCTGGAGCCTGAAGGGTCAAGTGCTGTCTACCATCAACACCAACCAGATGAACAACACACACGCTGCTGTATCTCCCTGTGGCAG ATTTGTAGCCTCGTGTGGCTTCACCCCAGATGTGAAGGTTTGGGAAGTCTGCTTTGGAAAGAAGGGGGAGTTCCAGGAGGTGGTGCGAGCCTTCGAACTAAAGGGCCACTCCGCGGCTGTGCACTCGTTTGCTTTCTCCAACGACTCACGGAG GATGGCTTCTGTCTCCAAGGATGGTACATGGAAACTGTGGGACACAGATGTGGAATACAAGAAGAAGCAGGACCCCtacttgctgaagacaggccgCTTTGAAGAGGCAGCGGGTGCCGCGCCGTGCCGCCTGGCCCTCTCCCCCAACGCCCAGGTCTTGGCCTTGGCCAGTGGCAGTAGTATTCATCTCTACAACACTCGGCGGGGCGAGAAGGAGGAGTGCTTTGAGCGGGTCCATGGCGAGTGTATCGCCAACTTGTCCTTTGACATCACTGGCCGCTTTCTGGCCTCCTGTGGGGACCGGGCGGTGCGGCTCTTTCACAACACTCCTGGCCACCGAGCCATGGTGGAGGAGATGCAGGGCCACCTGAAGCGGGCCTGCAACGAGAGCACCCGCCAGAGGCTGCAGCAGCAGCTGACCCAGGCCCAAGAGACCCTGAAGAGCCTGGGTGCCCTGAAGAAGTGA
- the TBL2 gene encoding transducin beta-like protein 2 isoform X6, translating into MDFSSNGKYLATCADDRTIRIWSTKDFLQREHRSMRANVELDHATLVRFSPDCRAFIVWLANGDTLRVFKMTKREDGGYTFTATPEDFPKKHKAPVIDIGIANTGKFIMTASSDTTVLIWSLKGQVLSTINTNQMNNTHAAVSPCGRFVASCGFTPDVKVWEVCFGKKGEFQEVVRAFELKGHSAAVHSFAFSNDSRRMASVSKDGTWKLWDTDVEYKKKQDPYLLKTGRFEEAAGAAPCRLALSPNAQVLALASGSSIHLYNTRRGEKEECFERVHGECIANLSFDITGRFLASCGDRAVRLFHNTPGHRAMVEEMQGHLKRACNESTRQRLQQQLTQAQETLKSLGALKK; encoded by the exons ATGGACTTTAGCAGCAATGGCAAATACCTGGCTACCTGTGCAGATGATCGCACCATCCGCATCTGGAGCACCAAGGACTTCCTACAGCGAGAGCACCGCAGCATGAGAGCCAACGTGGAGCTGGACCACGCCACCCTGGTGCGCTTCAGCCCTGACTGCAG AGCCTTCATCGTCTGGCTGGCCAACGGGGACACCCTCCGTGTCTTCAAGATGACCAAGAGGGAGGATGGGGGCTACACCTTCACAGCCACCCCAGAGGACTTCCCTAAAAAGCACAAGGCGCCTGTCATCGACATTGGCATTGCTAACACAG GGAAGTTTATCATGACTGCCTCCAGTGACACCACTGTCCTCATCTGGAGCCTGAAGGGTCAAGTGCTGTCTACCATCAACACCAACCAGATGAACAACACACACGCTGCTGTATCTCCCTGTGGCAG ATTTGTAGCCTCGTGTGGCTTCACCCCAGATGTGAAGGTTTGGGAAGTCTGCTTTGGAAAGAAGGGGGAGTTCCAGGAGGTGGTGCGAGCCTTCGAACTAAAGGGCCACTCCGCGGCTGTGCACTCGTTTGCTTTCTCCAACGACTCACGGAG GATGGCTTCTGTCTCCAAGGATGGTACATGGAAACTGTGGGACACAGATGTGGAATACAAGAAGAAGCAGGACCCCtacttgctgaagacaggccgCTTTGAAGAGGCAGCGGGTGCCGCGCCGTGCCGCCTGGCCCTCTCCCCCAACGCCCAGGTCTTGGCCTTGGCCAGTGGCAGTAGTATTCATCTCTACAACACTCGGCGGGGCGAGAAGGAGGAGTGCTTTGAGCGGGTCCATGGCGAGTGTATCGCCAACTTGTCCTTTGACATCACTGGCCGCTTTCTGGCCTCCTGTGGGGACCGGGCGGTGCGGCTCTTTCACAACACTCCTGGCCACCGAGCCATGGTGGAGGAGATGCAGGGCCACCTGAAGCGGGCCTGCAACGAGAGCACCCGCCAGAGGCTGCAGCAGCAGCTGACCCAGGCCCAAGAGACCCTGAAGAGCCTGGGTGCCCTGAAGAAGTGA
- the TBL2 gene encoding transducin beta-like protein 2 isoform X4, producing the protein MLTSHPRVLSGQKANGFPPDKSSGSKKQKQYQRIRKEKPQQHNFTHRLLAAALKSHSGNISCMDFSSNGKYLATCADDRTIRIWSTKDFLQREHRSMRANVELDHATLVRFSPDCRAFIVWLANGDTLRVFKMTKREDGGYTFTATPEDFPKKHKAPVIDIGIANTGKFIMTASSDTTVLIWSLKGQVLSTINTNQMNNTHAAVSPCGRFVASCGFTPDVKVWEVCFGKKGEFQEVVRAFELKGHSAAVHSFAFSNDSRRMASVSKDGTWKLWDTDVEYKKKQDPYLLKTGRFEEAAGAAPCRLALSPNAQVLALASGSSIHLYNTRRGEKEECFERVHGECIANLSFDITGRFLASCGDRAVRLFHNTPGHRAMVEEMQGHLKRACNESTRQRLQQQLTQAQETLKSLGALKK; encoded by the exons ATGTTGACTTCTCATCCCCGAGTTCTTTCAg GCCAAAAAGCAAATGGATTTCCACCTGACAAATCTTCGGGATCCAAGAAGCAGAAACAATATCAGCGGATTCGGAAGGAGAAGCCTCAACAACACAACTTCACCCACCGCCTCCTGGCTGCAGCTCTGAAG AGCCACAGCGGGAACATATCTTGCATGGACTTTAGCAGCAATGGCAAATACCTGGCTACCTGTGCAGATGATCGCACCATCCGCATCTGGAGCACCAAGGACTTCCTACAGCGAGAGCACCGCAGCATGAGAGCCAACGTGGAGCTGGACCACGCCACCCTGGTGCGCTTCAGCCCTGACTGCAG AGCCTTCATCGTCTGGCTGGCCAACGGGGACACCCTCCGTGTCTTCAAGATGACCAAGAGGGAGGATGGGGGCTACACCTTCACAGCCACCCCAGAGGACTTCCCTAAAAAGCACAAGGCGCCTGTCATCGACATTGGCATTGCTAACACAG GGAAGTTTATCATGACTGCCTCCAGTGACACCACTGTCCTCATCTGGAGCCTGAAGGGTCAAGTGCTGTCTACCATCAACACCAACCAGATGAACAACACACACGCTGCTGTATCTCCCTGTGGCAG ATTTGTAGCCTCGTGTGGCTTCACCCCAGATGTGAAGGTTTGGGAAGTCTGCTTTGGAAAGAAGGGGGAGTTCCAGGAGGTGGTGCGAGCCTTCGAACTAAAGGGCCACTCCGCGGCTGTGCACTCGTTTGCTTTCTCCAACGACTCACGGAG GATGGCTTCTGTCTCCAAGGATGGTACATGGAAACTGTGGGACACAGATGTGGAATACAAGAAGAAGCAGGACCCCtacttgctgaagacaggccgCTTTGAAGAGGCAGCGGGTGCCGCGCCGTGCCGCCTGGCCCTCTCCCCCAACGCCCAGGTCTTGGCCTTGGCCAGTGGCAGTAGTATTCATCTCTACAACACTCGGCGGGGCGAGAAGGAGGAGTGCTTTGAGCGGGTCCATGGCGAGTGTATCGCCAACTTGTCCTTTGACATCACTGGCCGCTTTCTGGCCTCCTGTGGGGACCGGGCGGTGCGGCTCTTTCACAACACTCCTGGCCACCGAGCCATGGTGGAGGAGATGCAGGGCCACCTGAAGCGGGCCTGCAACGAGAGCACCCGCCAGAGGCTGCAGCAGCAGCTGACCCAGGCCCAAGAGACCCTGAAGAGCCTGGGTGCCCTGAAGAAGTGA
- the TBL2 gene encoding transducin beta-like protein 2 isoform X7, translating to MTKREDGGYTFTATPEDFPKKHKAPVIDIGIANTGKFIMTASSDTTVLIWSLKGQVLSTINTNQMNNTHAAVSPCGRFVASCGFTPDVKVWEVCFGKKGEFQEVVRAFELKGHSAAVHSFAFSNDSRRMASVSKDGTWKLWDTDVEYKKKQDPYLLKTGRFEEAAGAAPCRLALSPNAQVLALASGSSIHLYNTRRGEKEECFERVHGECIANLSFDITGRFLASCGDRAVRLFHNTPGHRAMVEEMQGHLKRACNESTRQRLQQQLTQAQETLKSLGALKK from the exons ATGACCAAGAGGGAGGATGGGGGCTACACCTTCACAGCCACCCCAGAGGACTTCCCTAAAAAGCACAAGGCGCCTGTCATCGACATTGGCATTGCTAACACAG GGAAGTTTATCATGACTGCCTCCAGTGACACCACTGTCCTCATCTGGAGCCTGAAGGGTCAAGTGCTGTCTACCATCAACACCAACCAGATGAACAACACACACGCTGCTGTATCTCCCTGTGGCAG ATTTGTAGCCTCGTGTGGCTTCACCCCAGATGTGAAGGTTTGGGAAGTCTGCTTTGGAAAGAAGGGGGAGTTCCAGGAGGTGGTGCGAGCCTTCGAACTAAAGGGCCACTCCGCGGCTGTGCACTCGTTTGCTTTCTCCAACGACTCACGGAG GATGGCTTCTGTCTCCAAGGATGGTACATGGAAACTGTGGGACACAGATGTGGAATACAAGAAGAAGCAGGACCCCtacttgctgaagacaggccgCTTTGAAGAGGCAGCGGGTGCCGCGCCGTGCCGCCTGGCCCTCTCCCCCAACGCCCAGGTCTTGGCCTTGGCCAGTGGCAGTAGTATTCATCTCTACAACACTCGGCGGGGCGAGAAGGAGGAGTGCTTTGAGCGGGTCCATGGCGAGTGTATCGCCAACTTGTCCTTTGACATCACTGGCCGCTTTCTGGCCTCCTGTGGGGACCGGGCGGTGCGGCTCTTTCACAACACTCCTGGCCACCGAGCCATGGTGGAGGAGATGCAGGGCCACCTGAAGCGGGCCTGCAACGAGAGCACCCGCCAGAGGCTGCAGCAGCAGCTGACCCAGGCCCAAGAGACCCTGAAGAGCCTGGGTGCCCTGAAGAAGTGA
- the TBL2 gene encoding transducin beta-like protein 2 isoform X1, with product MELSQMSELMGLSVLLGLLALMATAAVARGWLRAGEERSGRPACQKANGFPPDKSSGSKKQKQYQRIRKEKPQQHNFTHRLLAAALKSHSGNISCMDFSSNGKYLATCADDRTIRIWSTKDFLQREHRSMRANVELDHATLDLEHRASLSSESVTCLLPVSRAFIVWLANGDTLRVFKMTKREDGGYTFTATPEDFPKKHKAPVIDIGIANTGKFIMTASSDTTVLIWSLKGQVLSTINTNQMNNTHAAVSPCGRFVASCGFTPDVKVWEVCFGKKGEFQEVVRAFELKGHSAAVHSFAFSNDSRRMASVSKDGTWKLWDTDVEYKKKQDPYLLKTGRFEEAAGAAPCRLALSPNAQVLALASGSSIHLYNTRRGEKEECFERVHGECIANLSFDITGRFLASCGDRAVRLFHNTPGHRAMVEEMQGHLKRACNESTRQRLQQQLTQAQETLKSLGALKK from the exons ATGGAGCTCTCGCAGATGTCGGAGCTCATGGGGCTGTCGGTGTTGCTTGGGCTGCTGGCCCTGATGGCGACGGCGGCGGTAGCGCGGGGGTGGCTGCGCGCGGGGGAGGAGAGGAGCGGCCGGCCTGCCT GCCAAAAAGCAAATGGATTTCCACCTGACAAATCTTCGGGATCCAAGAAGCAGAAACAATATCAGCGGATTCGGAAGGAGAAGCCTCAACAACACAACTTCACCCACCGCCTCCTGGCTGCAGCTCTGAAG AGCCACAGCGGGAACATATCTTGCATGGACTTTAGCAGCAATGGCAAATACCTGGCTACCTGTGCAGATGATCGCACCATCCGCATCTGGAGCACCAAGGACTTCCTACAGCGAGAGCACCGCAGCATGAGAGCCAACGTGGAGCTGGACCACGCCACCCTG GACCTGGAACACAGAGCCTCTTTGTCCAGTGAGAGCGTGACTTGCCTGCTGCCTGTCTCTAGAGCCTTCATCGTCTGGCTGGCCAACGGGGACACCCTCCGTGTCTTCAAGATGACCAAGAGGGAGGATGGGGGCTACACCTTCACAGCCACCCCAGAGGACTTCCCTAAAAAGCACAAGGCGCCTGTCATCGACATTGGCATTGCTAACACAG GGAAGTTTATCATGACTGCCTCCAGTGACACCACTGTCCTCATCTGGAGCCTGAAGGGTCAAGTGCTGTCTACCATCAACACCAACCAGATGAACAACACACACGCTGCTGTATCTCCCTGTGGCAG ATTTGTAGCCTCGTGTGGCTTCACCCCAGATGTGAAGGTTTGGGAAGTCTGCTTTGGAAAGAAGGGGGAGTTCCAGGAGGTGGTGCGAGCCTTCGAACTAAAGGGCCACTCCGCGGCTGTGCACTCGTTTGCTTTCTCCAACGACTCACGGAG GATGGCTTCTGTCTCCAAGGATGGTACATGGAAACTGTGGGACACAGATGTGGAATACAAGAAGAAGCAGGACCCCtacttgctgaagacaggccgCTTTGAAGAGGCAGCGGGTGCCGCGCCGTGCCGCCTGGCCCTCTCCCCCAACGCCCAGGTCTTGGCCTTGGCCAGTGGCAGTAGTATTCATCTCTACAACACTCGGCGGGGCGAGAAGGAGGAGTGCTTTGAGCGGGTCCATGGCGAGTGTATCGCCAACTTGTCCTTTGACATCACTGGCCGCTTTCTGGCCTCCTGTGGGGACCGGGCGGTGCGGCTCTTTCACAACACTCCTGGCCACCGAGCCATGGTGGAGGAGATGCAGGGCCACCTGAAGCGGGCCTGCAACGAGAGCACCCGCCAGAGGCTGCAGCAGCAGCTGACCCAGGCCCAAGAGACCCTGAAGAGCCTGGGTGCCCTGAAGAAGTGA
- the TBL2 gene encoding transducin beta-like protein 2 isoform X5, which produces MDFSSNGKYLATCADDRTIRIWSTKDFLQREHRSMRANVELDHATLDLEHRASLSSESVTCLLPVSRAFIVWLANGDTLRVFKMTKREDGGYTFTATPEDFPKKHKAPVIDIGIANTGKFIMTASSDTTVLIWSLKGQVLSTINTNQMNNTHAAVSPCGRFVASCGFTPDVKVWEVCFGKKGEFQEVVRAFELKGHSAAVHSFAFSNDSRRMASVSKDGTWKLWDTDVEYKKKQDPYLLKTGRFEEAAGAAPCRLALSPNAQVLALASGSSIHLYNTRRGEKEECFERVHGECIANLSFDITGRFLASCGDRAVRLFHNTPGHRAMVEEMQGHLKRACNESTRQRLQQQLTQAQETLKSLGALKK; this is translated from the exons ATGGACTTTAGCAGCAATGGCAAATACCTGGCTACCTGTGCAGATGATCGCACCATCCGCATCTGGAGCACCAAGGACTTCCTACAGCGAGAGCACCGCAGCATGAGAGCCAACGTGGAGCTGGACCACGCCACCCTG GACCTGGAACACAGAGCCTCTTTGTCCAGTGAGAGCGTGACTTGCCTGCTGCCTGTCTCTAGAGCCTTCATCGTCTGGCTGGCCAACGGGGACACCCTCCGTGTCTTCAAGATGACCAAGAGGGAGGATGGGGGCTACACCTTCACAGCCACCCCAGAGGACTTCCCTAAAAAGCACAAGGCGCCTGTCATCGACATTGGCATTGCTAACACAG GGAAGTTTATCATGACTGCCTCCAGTGACACCACTGTCCTCATCTGGAGCCTGAAGGGTCAAGTGCTGTCTACCATCAACACCAACCAGATGAACAACACACACGCTGCTGTATCTCCCTGTGGCAG ATTTGTAGCCTCGTGTGGCTTCACCCCAGATGTGAAGGTTTGGGAAGTCTGCTTTGGAAAGAAGGGGGAGTTCCAGGAGGTGGTGCGAGCCTTCGAACTAAAGGGCCACTCCGCGGCTGTGCACTCGTTTGCTTTCTCCAACGACTCACGGAG GATGGCTTCTGTCTCCAAGGATGGTACATGGAAACTGTGGGACACAGATGTGGAATACAAGAAGAAGCAGGACCCCtacttgctgaagacaggccgCTTTGAAGAGGCAGCGGGTGCCGCGCCGTGCCGCCTGGCCCTCTCCCCCAACGCCCAGGTCTTGGCCTTGGCCAGTGGCAGTAGTATTCATCTCTACAACACTCGGCGGGGCGAGAAGGAGGAGTGCTTTGAGCGGGTCCATGGCGAGTGTATCGCCAACTTGTCCTTTGACATCACTGGCCGCTTTCTGGCCTCCTGTGGGGACCGGGCGGTGCGGCTCTTTCACAACACTCCTGGCCACCGAGCCATGGTGGAGGAGATGCAGGGCCACCTGAAGCGGGCCTGCAACGAGAGCACCCGCCAGAGGCTGCAGCAGCAGCTGACCCAGGCCCAAGAGACCCTGAAGAGCCTGGGTGCCCTGAAGAAGTGA